The following nucleotide sequence is from Leptolyngbya sp. SIO1E4.
AAGACGAGGACGCAACAGGGTGCGATCGCTGATGATAGGCACGATGTGATCAACCCCTAACTCAGTTACCTGGCGTACAACCTCGTCAAACCCTTGTTTAGGCAAACAGGCTGCCAAGGTTATCCAAGGTTTCTGGCCAGACAGGTCTTGCTCTGAAGACACCGTCTCAGCAGGGGAGGAGAGGGTTGCCTGCTGACCCATTAAGGTCAGTGTCGCTAGCCAAAGCTCACCTTGCCCGTTTAAGGCTAGGAAGCGATCTCCTTCCCGTAAACGTAGCACTCTTTTCAAATAGTGTTGTTGGTTTTTTGTTAACGATAAGGTCTGTCCTTGGATCTGCTCGGCTTCAACCACAAGTCTTTGCAAGGTTGGCCTCCTCAGATGCGATCGATGAGTCGGGCATAGGTAACCAGGCGAGTCTCTGGATCAAATTTGAGCGCTAAAGTCCACTGATCACGAGTCAATTCCACGCCATCTACCCCTGTAGAATCGACAACCCAATCCAACTCGTCAAGGTCTGCAAGGGCATCGTCAATACCTTCTCCCAAATATATTTGAGGAAAGCCGTAAGTAACGTTATATCCAGCTTCCGCCTGAGCTGGGGGGCCTCCAGACAAACGAATTTCTAGCTCGGTCAAACCGGTGGGGTTAACGCGGGCTATGTACTGTAAATCTCCCTCTCGATTGACATACGTATGCCAGGGATCCTCTTCACTTTGAGACGGAGTCACGTTCGCCAACACCCCATTTTGATCCGTAAACCCAGTCTCTTTGTTATAGACATTGAGGAAGGTTAATCCTTGTTGTTCATAAACCCGCACAATATAGTGCTGTGTTTCAAATCGCAGCAAAGTTTCAACACTGCCCTGAGCCAGCAGTGAATTCTGGGGTAGCTGGGTAGATAACGACGGGGTGAGGGCTGCCGCTGGAAAAACCAAACCTAGCGTACTCGACACCAGGCATGTGCCAAATATACAGATTGGAGATCGCATCGTTTCTAGCTCACACACACAAACCTTAATATTAAGGGATGCTGTTTAGCTGTAAAGAAGTGGATGAGCAGACAGCAGATGAGAAATCGGCCAATCTCACTTAAAAGTTTGTAGGATCTACAAACTCAATCCCGGACTTCTCGCCAATGGGGCACTAGTTTTTCCAGGGTAGGGACTCCTAATTCAGAGGCCCCCCTGAACGGTTTTAGAGGGCGTCTAGCAAGAAGTTTTGAAACCAGTCAGAGCCTAGTAATGGTGAGTAACTTGCCGGGGGTTGAGCCAACATTTTTAGGGGCATGGAGAATGCCTTCTGGAATTATGGAAAGGGGCTCCTTATATCAATACTCCATATCAATACTCCTTTGTATTTCTTGCTGACTCTATCTCAGTAGGCTGGGGCAGATCTGCCCGATGGGAGAGCAGGGCTGTAGGCTCCATAGCAAGGTGTTGCCCAAGTTTAAGGAGCGGTTTCAGCATAGCCAGGGCTTTACCAGGCTCTAATTTCCCTAAGAATGTGAGCCAGTTTTCAACGTGATGCCAGTACAGCTCTTGAGAGCGCACTAAAGAAACCCCACCCAGGGTGTCGCCCAAATCAATGAGGCGCTTTAACCAATCCACATCTTCTAGGAGGGTATCAGGGGCTGGGTCGCTCAAAAAATGGCGGAGCGATCGCCAGATAAGCTGCTCTAGAATGTGCTGCCCTTCTGGAAGGGTAAAGTCGAAGTGGAGCTGCTGGGCCTCTTGGGCGATCGCCTCCAGTTCAATCAGATGAGACAGTCCCTGCTGCAACGTCACACCATCGGGATCGCTCGTTTCCTGATCCAGCGCGCGCAGGCCCTCCAGGGCACGATGCTTGATGGCAACTTCAGCAGCTACCTGCAGCTCTTGGGGAACCGGCAGACCATCTCGATGGAAACCTTTAAGCAGGCCATAATTATTGCGATAGACCTGGGTATAGAGCTGATTCAGACGCTGCAGTGTTTCCTGGCTGAGGAGCTGCATGATGCGGTGTCGTTCTTCCGCAAAGAGCGTTTGCAGGGTGTAGGCATGATCCCCAAACACATCATTAATGGCCAAGATTACCTGGGCCGCACTGGCTGTCGCCAAGGCTCCGAAAACAGCTTCTTTAGCTCGCTGGTAGTCTAGCCGACGGCGGAAACTCTGCACACAGCAGTGGAAATCCCACCCCCCTAAGTGGAGGACGGCAAAGCTGAGATCACTGTGATCACTGGTAACATCCGACGTGATTTGCAGCCGCCCTACCGCCAGAGATAAAGGCCCCATGCGCTGCACCTGGTAGTCGTGTTGGTGCACCGTATAACAGTAAAGGCGCTGTTCCCGATGATAGGGGGTGAATAAGGAACTCATGGCATAATGGGCTGCCACCTGCTCCAGGCTGACCTGGGAGGGGATCACCAGCTGCCGATAAACGCCCGCCCCATTTCGAATATGGGGCACATTGCTCAAGGCGGGTTCTAGACGCTGAATAAATTCGGATTCTAAGGCAATGCCTGCGACTTCTCCAGCCAGTTCAATGGCACGGGCAGCATAGCGCAGAATCTGTGTGCCTTCGGGTCGAGATAGTTCGTCAAAGAACCAGCCGCAACTGGTGTACATCAACAGCGCATGGTGCTGCATTTCTAACAGCCGCAGCGCGTCAACTTTTTCGGTTCGACTGAGCTTATGGGTTTGATGGGTGGCAAACAGTCGCTTACGGCTCACCTCACTGCGATCGCGAATCACCTGCACATAATCGTCACGGGCAGCCCAGGGATCCGCAAAAAATTGTGCCCCAGTCTCTTCAAACACGTCCGCTAGCTTATCTCGCAGCCAATCTAGGGCATCGCGTAGAGGGCGACGCCATTGCTGATGCCAAGTGCCCCCACCGCCACAACCACAGTCATCTTGCCAGCGGTCTACCCCGTGGGAGCAACTCCAAGCGGTTACCGGCTTCAAGACCGCTTCCCAGGTGGGAGCATTGCAGTGCAGATAATGGGCAAAGTTGGTCACTGTCCAACCATGCTGCGGAAATTCCCGAGTGACGGCGTGGGTCAGGGTTTTTTCAGCGCCACCGCGATGATGGCCAAAGGTCTCCCCATCTGTAGCCACTGAAATTAATTGAGAAGGTCGATGATCCCCCCGGACAGCTTGCCCGATTCGACTCGCAAAATGCTGGGACGAACTCAAAATATTGTTAAAGCCCATATCGCGGGAAATCGGCCCGTCGTAGAAAAAGACGTCGATATAGCGGGGGGCACCATCCGGATGGGTGCTGGGCAAGAAACAACGGTAGGGACGAGTGGGATCAATCTGGCCGCCGCCGACTTCATTCCAGTCGGGATCAGGATTCTCTGGGGTCGGCAGAGGCCGACATCGCTGCACCTGGGAAGGGGCCAGAATCGTAAACCGAAAGCCTTCATCGACAAGGGCTTCTAAGGTTGGATAATCAACTGCGGTTTCAGCCAGCCAGATACCTTCAGGGTCACGACCAAAGCGCGCCATAAAATCAGCTTTGCCCCAACGAATTTGGGTGCGCTTATCGCGATCGCTGGCCAGCGGCAAAATAATGTGATTGTAGACTTGGGCGATCGCATTACCGTGCCCCGCTAAACGTTCACAGCTCTGGTGATCGGCCTCCAGAATACGCCGATAGGTTTCGGGATCATAGCGCTCTAACCAGCTCATGAGCGTGGGGCCAATATTAAAGCTGATGTAGGCGTAGTTATTGACAATATCAATGACCTCACCCTGCTCGTTCAGAACCCGGGCAAAGGCATTAGGGCGATAGCACTCATAATGAATGCGCTCATTCCAATCATGAAAAGGAGCAGCCCCAGGCTGACACTCAATAGCCCCTAGATACGGGTTTTCTCGGGGTGGCTGATAGAAATGTCCATGGATGCAAACACAGATCCCCGTCTGGCAATGCGAACTGGCATCCGCATAGGGGTGATAACTGTCCAATGGATGGGAAATCGCGCTGGATTCGCTCATAGGTTTGTGGGCCACGGGGATCAGCTAAAGGCTCAACCTTAATCAGATAGCGTATTAAGTAGCAAAGCTGCTGGTGAAAGACGCTACGACAGGGGAAACATCAAACAGCTAAGTTTGAAAATGTCGTCAACCCCAAAGTCCTTAAAGCTGAGGCGGTGTACTGATCCCCAATGGGATTTATGGATAATAGTTCAAAAATCTACTGCTCTAGGGAGATCAAATAAGCAAGCGATCGCATTGAGAGGAGATCCTTTGCCCTAAAGTCACGAGTTAGCACTCTCACAATGAGGATAAGCTCACTCTTTAAAAAAGTTTAGTGGCAAATTCCCATCCACGCAGTAAATTCACACTCCCATAAGGTTTGTCACAGGACTTTGCACATTCGAAACATCTTATGATGACTGACCCTTAAGGGTTCCATGTATTCACCCTTCTGCCTATTGCTACATAAACCGGGTAGAAGCTTAGAATTGCCTGATAAACGGCGTTTCAAAACCCCAAGGAGGAATCACACTTACTTGTGGCTACGGGTTCCTGCACCTCTAGTTCGACGAGGTTTACCAGTGTTGGCAGGCTTAAACGGAGCTTTAGTTCGACGTCGATTACGACGAGCAGCTCGTTTAGATGTTTTGCAGTAGCTATATGTGCCTGACATGGCAATTCCTCAACGCTAAACCGTTAGAAGAGAGTGTTTGCAGTTTCTTCTAGGGGATAGATTCAGCCCCAAGACGGTGTTTCCGGAAAGACTGGAGAGGGAGATAAGGGGGAATGGGGAGGTTTAGGAGTCATCGTGATTGTCTCACCCCGTCATTCCCCGAAATCTTAATTTAATCCAAGACCGAACTGGGCAGTAACCGCTGACAGTGACTGTTCCCACAGGGTTTCTGGTTGCCAGGTGTCTGGATCAAACTGAGCCTGTTGACCCCGTTGATAGGCCGCCTGCAGGCGCGATCGCACGTTTGAGCGCAGGATGCGGTGGGGTTGAAGCGAACGGTTGAGACTTCGCAACAGCCCCGCCATGAGGATCAGGTGAATGGGATGAAACTTGGCCCCTAACAAAAAGGCTTGCACTTCCGCTTCACCAAGGGGATCGGTGCCGTATCCAGTTAAGACATGAACGCCGTCGTGTAGCTGTTGGCGTCGGGAACCTCCCGTAAAGGGCTGCAGACCCTGGGTATCTAAGTGGTTAGCCCAGGCGCAACCAAACGTCCCCACGGGCAGCGATCGCAAATAGGCAAGCTCTACAATCGGCGGAGCATTGAGCCCGAGGCGCGTAGTTGTCCAGTCGAGGGCTTTGAGAAATCGATTGACCTTGAGGGTTGAAGCGTGCGAAAAAGCTTTGGCAGAACTCATGGCGAACGTTGACGGATACTGACTCTGGTCTGATCACCCCGTTGTATAGGGACGCCTAATTTGGTGTCCTCCAAACGTTTCCACTGTAGGCAGTCTGGCGGTTCTAAACCTGGGGAAAAAGTCATCATTGCACCCATGACTTAGGTCATGGTTCACAGGCTGTGGCGTGCGATTACATAAATGGAGAGCCCAGATTCTTGCCCATGCCGACTTCCCAAGCCATTCGTCCTGACAACCATCCCTTTCCATTTTTGCTGTATCTGGAATGGGTACTGTTGGGGCTAGCCGTAATAGGCGAGATAACGCCAAAGCTACTTCCCAGGGTCAATGCAGATCCAGCCCTGACCATTGCGAGCATTCTGGGGTTCGGTGCCCTTGGGCTATGGCTGCCCACTGGGGCGATCGCGCTCCGGATTGTCCATGTAGTGGGGCAATTTAGCCTGATTTTGTTGGCCTCTAAAGCCGGATTAGTGGGGCTCAGGCTCTTTCCGCTGCTGTATATCTTCTTGGTGATTCGCAGTTGTTTGGTGTTTAGGATGCGCGGGCGACTGCTGGTCACAGGAACTGTCTTTATCCTGTTTGTGGGAATGGTATCTGTCCGGCTGCGGTCTCTGAGCAATCAGCTTCCGCTCAAAATGGGGCAGCGGCTGTCTCCCTATCTAATGGGCATCCGCCTCAATCTGGTGCTGTTGTATGCCATCCTGTTGGTCTTCGTGTTACTGCTGGTAAATGCTCTCTTGGCGGAGCGAGCGCGGCAGGAAGAACTGTATCGCGCTAACCAAAAATTGCGGGAATCGGCGGTTCAAATTGAAAAACTGGCGATGGCTCAAGAACGCAGTCGCATTGCCCGTGAAATTCATGATGCGCTGGGCCATTCCCTCACGGGATTAAACATCCAACTAGAAGGGGCGCTGAAGTTTTGGCAGGGAAATCCCGAAAAGGCCAGGCAGCTCTTGACTCAAGCTAAGGACATGGGATCCACCGCGCTGGGAGAGGTGCGGCAGGCTGTGGCCGCTCTCCGGGATACGCCGCTGCAAGGGCAGGATTTAGAGACTGCGATCGCGGGCTTGATCCAGCGCTTTCATCCCATAACAGGGATCACTCCCCAGGTCGTGTTCAAGTGTCCGCCGTTATCCCTGGCTCTTCAGGTAGCGACCTATCGCATTGTGCAGGAGGCGCTGACCAATACTTGCAAATATGCAAACGCGACTTCTGTGAAAATCATGATTCAGTCATCTTTTGAAGGTTCCCCTCACCTTCATATCCTGGTGCAAGACGACGGACAAGGGTTTCGTCCCGACGACAACACGACAGGTTTTGGCCTGAAAGGGATGCAAGAACGGGCAGAGGCAGAAGGCGGCCGGTTTGACCTGACCAGCGCCCCTGGTGCGGGCTGCACCATTCAGGTCTGGCTACCCTTAACCCTGGAGGCACCATGATTCGCGTGTTGGTGGTGGATGATCAGGCCATTTTGCGTCAGGGTCTCCAAGCCCTCCTAAGTTTTGAACCTGACATTCAAATTGTGGGTGAAGCCAGTAACGGACGAGAGGCCCTCACCCTGATTCAACAAACGCTGACCACGCCTGAGGCGGTGGAGGTGGTGTTAATGGATATTCGCATGCCTGTGATGGATGGTTTGGCCGCTAGTCGTGAAATTCATCAGCGATTTCCAGCGATTAAGGTGCTGGTGCTGACCACCTTTGATGAGGATGAACTCGTGCAGCAGGCCGTGCAGGCAGGGGCTGTGGGTTATCTTCTCAAAGACACTCCATCAGAAGAGCTGGCCCAGGCAATTCGTACGGTGCACCGGGGCCATACCCAGTTTGGGCCAGGCATTTTTCAGAAGATGTTGCCCACGGTGACGCCAGCGCCAGCGGTGCCTCCAGCGTTCTATGACTTAACCCCCCGGGAGCGAGAAGTCCTGGCGCTGATTGGTCAGGGGGCCAGTAACCGAGAAATTGCCCAAGTGCTTTACCTGTCAGAAGGGACGATCAAAAACCATGTGACGAATATTCTGAGTCGCTTAAATTTGCGCGATCGCACCCAGGCTGCCCTCTTAGCCGCCTCGATCCCCTGGCCCTAGTCTCCCTGGTGCACAGGGTTGAAAAAAGCCGATGCATAGAGAACACATCGGCTTCAAAACGAGTAATATCTGCTATGTCGCAGCCACGTAAGCTCCGGCTTCAATGAGCTTTAGGCTTTAGCAACTGCCTTAGGTGCCGTTGCTGTTAACGTCTCATAGGTGGCTCGCATCTTGAGCCCAACCAACACCTGGAACAAACCGCTCCCATTCTTAGAGCCTGGATATTCACGGTGCTTGAGGAGCAACTCAGTCATTTCACCGTAGTACTTGGTAGACGTGTTGCTGAGGTGGCTCTCAACGTAGATCAGCTCTTCAAGACGCTCAAACTGCCCATCAAGCTCCAGCACAGAAACCTCATTCCCGTAGTAGCTGTCTGGACCATAATGCATGCGAATGCCAGGATACGAACAGGTCAACTTGCGGCCGCAAGGAATCCAGTCGATGGTAGAGCCTTCGTCAAACAGGTAGACCGGGTTGAAGTCCTTGATGCCTTCCTTCTGTAAGAGGCGCACCCGCAAAATCTTCTTCTCTTCATCATCAGGAATGAGCTTGGTCGGCAAAATCTGAATAACGACGTCAGCGTACTGCTTTTGAACGTCAATATATGCTTCAAAGTCAGGGCGACGAGCGTTAATTGAAGCCAAAACGTCTTCATAGCGATGGCCCCGCTCAGCCATATCGCGCTGAATCTTCCAGGCAATTTTAACGTCGTCGTGGATATCCAGATAGACACTAAAGTCTAGGAGGTCGCGGACACGCTCATCATAGAGGGGGTGCAACCCTTCAATCACAATAATGCGATTCGGATCAACCCGCTCAGGCGGATCAAGTTCGCCAGTCTCATGGTTATAGATGGGCTTATCAATAGAGGTGCCTTCTTTCAAGGCCTTAACCTGCTCATACATCAGGTCAAAATTATTGGCTTTTGGATTGAGTGCAGTGACTCCGGCGGCTTTCCGCTGCTTACGATCCAAACTGTGATAATCGTCTAAGCAGATGACGGTCATGAACTCCTCACCAAAGAGGTCGGCCAATCGTCTTAAAAATGTAGATTTGCCGCACCCAGAGTCGCCAGCAACCCCAATTAAAACCACGCGATCCGGCTTGTTCGTCATAGCTTTCCTCGAGCGAAAATAGATAACAACTGCAATAAATCAATAAGGTCGCAATCAGTAATTAGAGGCTTGTGAGCCGACTGGCAACCCAGACCCCCGAATCGTTCATAGTTTCAACGAGCCTTGCTCAGGCTTCACCCTGCAAGGCAGAAGCTTGACTTTGAAAGTCACCTCGGTACTCGTCAACTCCTCTCCTTCACAACCTTCAATTCCGAGCGCGAAATTAACGTCGGTAGATGTGTCGGTATCGCGGTAAGTCGATGCTCTGGCCCAGAGGGTATCCCCGAGAAGTAGCGATCGCTCAAACTCTAGGTAATAAGACCCAAGAGTGAATTCTTCGACTATGGTGAATCCTACCAAATTGGTATCACCGCTCACAAGTGCAATCTTTAGAAGATGGCTAAATCCCTGAACAAGCCAATACGCTCTCTATTTGTAGTTCAGCAAACAGCAGGGAGAGTGGGAAATATTCGTGATTAAAATGCGTCTAAAAGCACAGCTTGCTCTAAATGAAGCAACTAACTTATAGATTGCAGATCTCTGCGATCGCCATTGGTCGAGTCCCCATGAGAAACCTGTAACCTTGCAGGTTCTAGATTAGGGAAGCTTTCCGTTACAGTGATAGGCTAAGGAAAAATCGGTGATTCTTTAAGAAGGGTTGCCTTTAAAGGCTTTAGAGGCAATTTTTGAATTGAGAATCCCACTGGTTTAGATTAGGTTCTGAGAGTCATATAGTCATCAGCACATGTACAATCCAAGCGTAAGTGGCGGTAATGCCAGTTCTGCAGCGGGAAGTCGCTTATTTGTTTACGAGGTTAAGGGGTTACGTCAAAACACCGAAACCGACAAAATGGCTACCCCCATTCGTCAGAGTGGGAGCATATTTATCACGGTTCCCTACAGCCGAATGAATCAGGAGATGCAACGCATCACTCGGATGGGTGGCCAAATTGTGAGCGTTCGGCCAATGGATGTCAATGGACAGAGTGCACCTGCAGCGACTGCAAAGCAAGACACTGGTAAGTCTATGACTCAAGCGACGCCTAAACCTAAGAAAGAAATTCCTGTTAATACCTACCGTCCGAAGAGTCCCTTTGTGGGCAAAGTGATTTCTAACGAACCCCTCGTTCGCGATGGCGGTTCTGGAATTGTGCAGCACATCACGATGGACCTCTCCGACGGTGATTTGCGTTATCTCGAAGGCCAGAGCATCGGCATTATCCCCGAAGGGACTGATGCCAAAGGCAAACCGCACAAGCTGCGTTTATATTCCATCGGCTCGACCCGTCACGGCGACAAGATGGATGACAAGACAGTCTCTCTTTGTGTACGCCAGTTGGAATACAAAGATCCTGAAACTGGTGAGACGGTTTATGGGGTTTGCTCTACCTACCTTTGCCAGATTGAACCCGGTGCAGACATCAAAATTACGGGTCCTGTCGGCAAAGAGATGCTGCTGCCTGATGATGAGGATGCCACCATCGTTATGTTGGCAACCGGCACAGGCATTGCCCCTTTCCGAGCCTACCTGTGGCGAATGTTCAAAGATGCCGAGCGGCAGGCCAACCCTGAGTATCAATTTAAGGGTAAAGCTTGGCTCATCTTTGGGGTGCCTTACACGGCTAACATCCTTTACAAGGAAGAGCTGGAAGAAATGCAGACTAAATATCCTGACAACTTCCGCCTAACCTATGCCATCAGCCGTGAACAGAAGAACGCTGAAGGCGGCAAGATGTACATCCAAAACCGCGTAGCTGAGCACACCGCAGAGCTGTGGGAACTCATGCAGAAGCCTAACACCCACACCTATATGTGTGGTTTAAAAGGCATGGAAGACGGCATTGATGCAGCCCTAGCGGCAGAGGCTGACAAGCACGGTGTAAATTGGACCGATTTCCGCAAGCAAATGAAGAAGGAAGAGCGTTGGCACGTGGAGACCTACTAGTTTTCTAGTCATTCTCTGATTTCAGACCGGTTAATCATGGTGGCCGGAGAGGCAATGCCTCTCCGGTTTTTTATTGCCAGGGACCTCCCTGCAGTTAGGATGAAATGACAGCAATGAGGGGCAAAACGTGACGGTTAAAGTAGGTCTGTTAGGGTTAGGAACAGTGGGCACCGGGACAGCGAAGATCCTGCTTGACCCGACGGAGCGACATCCCCTTATCCGTGAGATTGAGGTGTATCAGGTCGGGGTGCGATCGCTTGATAAGCCCCGAGATGTGACGCTTCCTGCCGACTGTCTGACCCAAGACTTAGAAGCGATTGTGACGGATCCCGCCGTTGATATCGTGGTGGAGTTGATCGGTGGGCTAGAACCGGCGCGATCGCTGATTTTGAAAGCCATTCACCACGGCAAGCATGTCGTTACAGCCAATAAGGCGGTCATTGCCCGGTACGGAGACGAGATTTTCAACGCGGCGAACGAGTCAGGGGTGTATGTGCTGTTAGAAGCTGCCGTTGGCGGGGGGATCCCAGTGATTCAACCGCTGAAGCAGGCCCTCGGGGTCAACCGTATCCAGGCGGTGACAGGGATTGTCAATGGCACAACCAACTACATCCTGACGCGGATGCAAGAAGAAGGCGGTGATTTTGAGCCGATCTTAAAAGATGCTCAGCAGTTAGGGTATGCCGAGGCAGACCCCACCGCTGATGTCGATGGGCTAGATGCTGCCGATAAGATCGCAATTTTGGCGTCTCTAGCCTTTGGCGGACGCATTAAGCTGTCAGAGGTTTACTGTGAAGGCATTCGCCCTATCAGCGCAGCAGATATTACCTATGCTGAGCGCTTAGGGTTTGTCGTCAAGCTGCTGGCGATCGCCCGTCGAGACACCTGTCCGGTTTCTAATGAAGTCTTAGATCAGCTCCAACTGCGGGTACATCCGACCCTGGTGCCCAAGCATCATCCCCTGGCTAGCGTGAATGATGTGAATAACGCCATTCTGGTAGAAGGAGATCCCATTGGGCAGGTCATGTTTTTTGGGCCGGGGGCGGGCTCGGGGCCAACGGCGAGTGCAGTAGTCTCCGATGTCATGAATATTGCGGCCACCTTAGAATCCCAAGGGCCAACGGCGAAGTCAGACCCCCAGAACCCACTATTGGCCTGTACTCACCAGCACTATTGCAAAGTCAGCCCAATGGCAGATATTGTCAGCCGCTTTTATGTGCGTCTGCTCGCCAAGGATCAGCCTGGGGTTATCGGCAAGCTAGGCCTCTGTTTTGGCCAGCATGATGTCAGTATCGAATCCGTTGTGCAAATCGATATGCGCGGCGATGTTGCAGAAATTGTGGTGGTGACCCACGAGGTTAAAGAGTCTAATTTCCAAACAGCCTTGGATGAGGTTCGCGAGTTTATGGAAACGCAGAGTGTGCCAAGTGTGTTGCGAGTCCTATAGTGGGACCAACGCAAAAGTGGGACCAACGCAAAACGGTAGGAAAGCGGTCATGCAATAGGGATCGACAGGGGCATGGTTTCGTACACCATTTCAGGGTCGGCACTTTGGCAGTGGCGTCAGCGGGCGATGGAGCAGGCGCTGGCTGCCCAGATTGATGCCGCTGAGGTGGACTGGCTACTTCAAGGGATATGCCAAGTCGATAGCTTGCCCCTACGATTGGGGACACTGGCGGAACAGCCTCAGGTGGCTGCCCAATTTCCGCTGGCGCAGATGGACGCGTTGTGGCAAAGGCGGGTGGGCGATCGCGTCCCCATTCAACACCTGGTAGGGCAGACTCCCTGGCGTAATTTTATGCTTCGGGTCTCACCGTCAGTGCTGATCCCACGCCCGGAGACGGAGCTCATCATTGAT
It contains:
- a CDS encoding DUF3536 domain-containing protein; translated protein: MSESSAISHPLDSYHPYADASSHCQTGICVCIHGHFYQPPRENPYLGAIECQPGAAPFHDWNERIHYECYRPNAFARVLNEQGEVIDIVNNYAYISFNIGPTLMSWLERYDPETYRRILEADHQSCERLAGHGNAIAQVYNHIILPLASDRDKRTQIRWGKADFMARFGRDPEGIWLAETAVDYPTLEALVDEGFRFTILAPSQVQRCRPLPTPENPDPDWNEVGGGQIDPTRPYRCFLPSTHPDGAPRYIDVFFYDGPISRDMGFNNILSSSQHFASRIGQAVRGDHRPSQLISVATDGETFGHHRGGAEKTLTHAVTREFPQHGWTVTNFAHYLHCNAPTWEAVLKPVTAWSCSHGVDRWQDDCGCGGGGTWHQQWRRPLRDALDWLRDKLADVFEETGAQFFADPWAARDDYVQVIRDRSEVSRKRLFATHQTHKLSRTEKVDALRLLEMQHHALLMYTSCGWFFDELSRPEGTQILRYAARAIELAGEVAGIALESEFIQRLEPALSNVPHIRNGAGVYRQLVIPSQVSLEQVAAHYAMSSLFTPYHREQRLYCYTVHQHDYQVQRMGPLSLAVGRLQITSDVTSDHSDLSFAVLHLGGWDFHCCVQSFRRRLDYQRAKEAVFGALATASAAQVILAINDVFGDHAYTLQTLFAEERHRIMQLLSQETLQRLNQLYTQVYRNNYGLLKGFHRDGLPVPQELQVAAEVAIKHRALEGLRALDQETSDPDGVTLQQGLSHLIELEAIAQEAQQLHFDFTLPEGQHILEQLIWRSLRHFLSDPAPDTLLEDVDWLKRLIDLGDTLGGVSLVRSQELYWHHVENWLTFLGKLEPGKALAMLKPLLKLGQHLAMEPTALLSHRADLPQPTEIESARNTKEY
- a CDS encoding sensor histidine kinase, which translates into the protein MPTSQAIRPDNHPFPFLLYLEWVLLGLAVIGEITPKLLPRVNADPALTIASILGFGALGLWLPTGAIALRIVHVVGQFSLILLASKAGLVGLRLFPLLYIFLVIRSCLVFRMRGRLLVTGTVFILFVGMVSVRLRSLSNQLPLKMGQRLSPYLMGIRLNLVLLYAILLVFVLLLVNALLAERARQEELYRANQKLRESAVQIEKLAMAQERSRIAREIHDALGHSLTGLNIQLEGALKFWQGNPEKARQLLTQAKDMGSTALGEVRQAVAALRDTPLQGQDLETAIAGLIQRFHPITGITPQVVFKCPPLSLALQVATYRIVQEALTNTCKYANATSVKIMIQSSFEGSPHLHILVQDDGQGFRPDDNTTGFGLKGMQERAEAEGGRFDLTSAPGAGCTIQVWLPLTLEAP
- a CDS encoding response regulator transcription factor, with the translated sequence MIRVLVVDDQAILRQGLQALLSFEPDIQIVGEASNGREALTLIQQTLTTPEAVEVVLMDIRMPVMDGLAASREIHQRFPAIKVLVLTTFDEDELVQQAVQAGAVGYLLKDTPSEELAQAIRTVHRGHTQFGPGIFQKMLPTVTPAPAVPPAFYDLTPREREVLALIGQGASNREIAQVLYLSEGTIKNHVTNILSRLNLRDRTQAALLAASIPWP
- a CDS encoding phosphoribulokinase is translated as MTNKPDRVVLIGVAGDSGCGKSTFLRRLADLFGEEFMTVICLDDYHSLDRKQRKAAGVTALNPKANNFDLMYEQVKALKEGTSIDKPIYNHETGELDPPERVDPNRIIVIEGLHPLYDERVRDLLDFSVYLDIHDDVKIAWKIQRDMAERGHRYEDVLASINARRPDFEAYIDVQKQYADVVIQILPTKLIPDDEEKKILRVRLLQKEGIKDFNPVYLFDEGSTIDWIPCGRKLTCSYPGIRMHYGPDSYYGNEVSVLELDGQFERLEELIYVESHLSNTSTKYYGEMTELLLKHREYPGSKNGSGLFQVLVGLKMRATYETLTATAPKAVAKA
- a CDS encoding ferredoxin-NADP reductase, giving the protein MYNPSVSGGNASSAAGSRLFVYEVKGLRQNTETDKMATPIRQSGSIFITVPYSRMNQEMQRITRMGGQIVSVRPMDVNGQSAPAATAKQDTGKSMTQATPKPKKEIPVNTYRPKSPFVGKVISNEPLVRDGGSGIVQHITMDLSDGDLRYLEGQSIGIIPEGTDAKGKPHKLRLYSIGSTRHGDKMDDKTVSLCVRQLEYKDPETGETVYGVCSTYLCQIEPGADIKITGPVGKEMLLPDDEDATIVMLATGTGIAPFRAYLWRMFKDAERQANPEYQFKGKAWLIFGVPYTANILYKEELEEMQTKYPDNFRLTYAISREQKNAEGGKMYIQNRVAEHTAELWELMQKPNTHTYMCGLKGMEDGIDAALAAEADKHGVNWTDFRKQMKKEERWHVETY
- a CDS encoding homoserine dehydrogenase; protein product: MTVKVGLLGLGTVGTGTAKILLDPTERHPLIREIEVYQVGVRSLDKPRDVTLPADCLTQDLEAIVTDPAVDIVVELIGGLEPARSLILKAIHHGKHVVTANKAVIARYGDEIFNAANESGVYVLLEAAVGGGIPVIQPLKQALGVNRIQAVTGIVNGTTNYILTRMQEEGGDFEPILKDAQQLGYAEADPTADVDGLDAADKIAILASLAFGGRIKLSEVYCEGIRPISAADITYAERLGFVVKLLAIARRDTCPVSNEVLDQLQLRVHPTLVPKHHPLASVNDVNNAILVEGDPIGQVMFFGPGAGSGPTASAVVSDVMNIAATLESQGPTAKSDPQNPLLACTHQHYCKVSPMADIVSRFYVRLLAKDQPGVIGKLGLCFGQHDVSIESVVQIDMRGDVAEIVVVTHEVKESNFQTALDEVREFMETQSVPSVLRVL